Proteins encoded together in one Argiope bruennichi chromosome 1, qqArgBrue1.1, whole genome shotgun sequence window:
- the LOC129962699 gene encoding uncharacterized protein LOC129962699 yields MNCRKKPGSVLVLVGGVILIVTLVILIAFPSMFNKELEKQTTLVNDTVIFNLWKDLPIPIYQKFYFFNITNKESFLDSSADRLSVVEVGPYTYSSKWVKENITHEDDTVSYQEVKTYQFEPDLSVGAEDDEIWTLNGPYATAGHVVGTKPGYMQDLMNLEFISLNQELIIKKKIGELAFKGYKDKLLSNPAIKKYFKSPYKDGYFAWFYHKNATDDGLFTVYTGEGNHANVNIIKSWNGQSSLKFWANDSCNSINGTNAELGPPLFENQKRYSFFQPLACRSLTFDYTGEHVHKGVTSKRFQNTYKIFATEKINPDNYCFIKDKKQRSGVLDIGSCQYDAPVYLSFPHFYLADATYFLAVDGVIPDEDIHKSYIDVEPVTGVSISLAIRVQVNLKLDRNKRLHQFENITSGIYPVFWTEIRAEIDDDLSHMFNDQLHKPKSVAYAVLGTLCLFSGSLLLYGLVLMRKYRNRMYREIQPLVNNTGNVSYDSNKNRDEPLGRSPKSQYKKVTEARSNIVNPCAVYNEEAGSQTTKGKATETYTRQSDSVYEGTLKAGIASKNTRAPMAAKCMSRKAAKIVFWVASAVLVVSVTVLLVFPSIYKNQLKDEITLTDGSLLTGIWKDIPLPLYERLYFFNITNEEDFLKHGAPLNVTEIGPYTYSARWVKRYPEWHSNGTVSYRETRTYHFERGLSVGSQDDIITTLNGPLIIAGEILKKYNIVERIVVSAILGIAGEHLIIQKSVRELAYEGYPDTIIKVAPFFMPNIPYQDGLFSWLYGKNATNDGLFTVFTGENDPQMTNIINRWNGEDKVTFWKDDSCNLINGTSIETGPPLPDNPETYTFFQSIFCRSLTFNYTEDVNHYGVIVKRFKPTRQIFANGTENPENACFDIIERPSGVSDIKNCQFGAPALISWPHFYMADPSYLNNINGLHPNEANHGSHLDADPITGISLDIQVRFQINLELSRVRGLVQFDDIPEGIFPILWVGLEIHITEDWAHFLKGQLNNPKIIAYSVLGGIVLICLVLIIISLLALRRTSNDDEDDPLLDVKEEHKQNLSKKVIVPNYNSSGSHREGTSAARDELKRKEAEAVNSGSINGAYEAEDVTVVPVDSTNRE; encoded by the exons ATGAATTGCCGAAAAAAACCTGGATCTGTGCTGGTGTTGGTTGGTGGCGTTATTTTAATAGTCACTCtcgttattttaattgctttcccTTCTATGTTTAACAAAGAGTTAGAGAAGCAGACTACTTTGGTAAACGATACTGTTATTTTCAACCTTTGGAAAGATTTGCCAATTCCTATCtaccaaaaattttacttttttaatatcacGAATAAGGAAAGTTTTCTGGATTCTTCAGCTGATCGCCTGTCTGTAGTGGAAGTCGGCCCCTACACATATTCAAGCAAGTGGGTGAAAGAAAATATAACTCATGAAGATGACACAGTATCCTACCAGGAGGTAAAAACGTACCAGTTCGAACCTGACCTGTCTGTTGGTGCAGAAGATGACGAAATTTGGACCCTAAATGGACCTTACGCGACCGCAGGTCATGTGGTGGGAACCAAACCGGGTTATATGCAAGATCTTATGAACTTGGAATTCATAAGTCTAAATCAAGAGttaatcataaagaaaaaaattggagaaTTGGCCTTTAAAGGATATAAAGACAAACTTCTCTCTAATCCtgcaataaaaaagtattttaaatctcCTTACAAGGATGGATATTTTGCTTGGTTTTACCACAAGAATGCAACAGACGATGGCTTGTTTACTGTTTATACAGGGGAGGGAAATCATGCAAATGTCAATATCAtcaaaagttggaatggacagtcTAGTCTTAAATTCTGGGCGAATGATTCGTGCAATTCAATAAATGGCACTAATGCCGAATTAGGACCACCTCTTTTTGAAAATCAGAAGCGGTACAGTTTTTTCCAGCCTCTTGCTTGTCGCTCTTTGACTTTTGATTATACGGGAGAACACGTCCACAAAGGTGTAACTTCTAAAAGATTCcagaatacttataaaatttttgctaCTGAAAAGATCAATCCTGACAATTACTgctttataaaagataaaaaacagCGATCTGGAGTATTGGACATCGGTTCTTGTCAGTATGATGCCCCTGTTTATCTTTCCTTCCCACATTTCTATCTGGCAGATGCCACCTATTTTCTTGCAGTAGACGGTGTGATTCCAGATGAAGATATCCACAAATCCTATATTGATGTTGAGCCTGTCACTGGTGTATCAATCAGTTTAGCCATCAGAGTTCAAGTTAATTTGAAGCTAGACCGAAACAAGCGTTTGCACCAATTTGAAAACATAACCTCCGGAATATACCCAGTATTTTGGACAGAGATAAGAGCTGAAATCGACGACGATCTCTCACACATGTTTAATGATCAGCTTCATAAACCTAAAAGTGTGGCATATGCAGTTCTTGGAACACTATGCTTGTTTTCTGGATCACTCTTGTTATACGGTTTAGTACTGATGCGCAAATATCGAAATCGCATGTATCGAGAGATCCAGCCTCTGGTTAATAACACGGGAAATGTGTCATACGATTCTAACAAGAATAGAGACGAACCTTTGGGAAGATCTCCAAAATCCCAATATAAAAAAGTTACTGAGGCTAGAAGCAATATTGTGAATCCTTGTGCGGTCTACAATGAAGAGGCTGGCAGTCAAACGACAAAAGGAAAAGCAACTGAAACCTATACAAGGCAGTCGGATTCTGTATATGAGGGGACTCTAAAAGCTGGAATTGCATCCAAGAATACCAGAGCAcca atggCCGCAAAATGTATGTCCAGGAAAGCTGCTAAAATTGTGTTCTGGGTGGCTAGTGCGGTACTGGTTGTTTCCGTAACGGTTCTGCTGGTATTCCCTTCAATTTATAAGAACCAACTGAAAGATGAAATTACCTTAACTGATGGATCATTGCTCACAGGTATATGGAAGGATATACCATTACCATTGTATGAgaggctttatttttttaatataaccaatGAAGAAGACTTTTTAAAACATGGAGCTCCTCTGAATGTCACAGAAATAGGACCTTATACTTATTCTGCTCGATGGGTCAAGAGGTATCCTGAGTGGCATTCAAATGGAACCGTATCGTACAGAGAGACTAGAACGTATCATTTTGAACGAGGACTGTCTGTAGGTTCTCAAGACGACATCATCACGACTCTAAATGGGCCCCTTATTATTGCTGGTGAGATACTTAAAAAGTACAATATCGTGGAAAGAATAGTAGTATCAGCTATTCTAGGTATAGCTGGTGAacatttaattattcagaaatcaGTAAGAGAACTGGCATATGAAGGATATCCTGATACGATAATAAAGGTTGCTCCTTTTTTTATGCCGAACATTCCTTACCAGGATGGACTATTTTCTTGGCTGTACGGTAAAAATGCCACCAATGATGGTCTTTTCACTGTTTTTACTGGAGAGAACGATCCACAGATGACGAACATCATCAACAGGTGGAACGGTGAGGACAAAGTGACTTTTTGGAAAGATGATAGTTGTAATTTGATAAATGGAACAAGCATAGAGACCGGCCCTCCTCTACCAGACAATCCGGAAACATACACTTTTTTCCAATCGATCTTTTGTAGGTCTCTAACTTTTAACTATACAGAAGATGTGAACCATTATGGCGTAATAGTTAAGCGCTTTAAGCCCACAAGACAAATTTTTGCCAATGGCACAGAAAATCCAGAAAATGCATGCTTCGATATAATAGAAAGACCATCAGGAGTTTCTGACATCAAAAACTGTCAGTTTGGAGCTCCAGCTTTGATTTCTTGGCCTCATTTTTATATGGCTGATCCTTCATACCTAAATAACATAAACGGCCTTCACCCAAATGAAGCAAATCATGGCTCCCATTTAGATGCGGATCCCATAACAGGAATATCTCTTGATATTCAGGTTCGGTTCCAGATCAACCTTGAATTGAGCAGAGTGAGAGGTCTTGTACAATTTGATGATATCCCAGAGGGAATTTTTCCTATTCTTTGGGTCGGTCTAGAGATTCATATCACAGAAGATTGGGCTCATTTTTTGAAAGGCCAACTTAATAACCCTAAAATCATTGCCTACTCCGTTTTGGGAGGTATAGTTTTGATTTGTCTCGTCTTGATTATAATTTCTCTTCTTGCTTTGAGACGTACATCAAATGATGACGAAGATGACCCCTTGCTTGATGTCAAAGAAGAACACAAGCAAAATCTTAGTAAAAAAGTTATTGTGCCAAATTATAATTCTAGCGGCTCACACAGAGAAGGTACATCTGCTGCCAGAGACGAATTGAAAAGAAAGGAAGCGGAAGCTGTTAATTCTGGATCAATAAATGGAGCCTATGAAGCAGAGGATGTTACCGTAGTACCTGTTGATTCAACAAATcgtgaataa